Proteins encoded together in one Lathyrus oleraceus cultivar Zhongwan6 chromosome 5, CAAS_Psat_ZW6_1.0, whole genome shotgun sequence window:
- the LOC127078614 gene encoding protein MEI2-like 1 has protein sequence MPFEIMNQRGVTASSHLYDDVSYASERNGLRKPKSVHDDYTEGKSEIAASPGSILHTSSTLERNAKTGLPMSQTSLSGEISENLHFGGQAGIVDALKDSKESLNYHPRSWSDVHRQPASSSYGLIGNKIVTNAGSRESSLFSSSLSDMFSQKLRLLGNGVLSDQNITAGLLPEEEPYKSLEEIEADTIGDLLPDEDDLFSGVHDELGSSVHARASDDFEDLFSSGGGMELEGDELLVSGKRLGGLDGDSAYFGGSKGKSPFGEQSSRTLFVRNITSNVEDSELKALFEQYGDIRTIYTACKHRGFVMVSYYDLRAAQNAMKALQNRSLNSRTLDIHYSIPKGNASEKDIGHGTLMISGLDPSVLKDELKHIFGFYGEIKEIYEYSEMNHIKYIEFYDVRGAEASLRSLNGICIAGKHIKLEPGHPKIATCMMQPSHKGPDEPDLGHNLNDILLRQKGVSSGVIASGGSLENGYNQRFHSASQLPLNAFIDDTIFRSISNNTRGASAVPRFHPHSLPEYCDGLANGSPYNLSNTIKMAANIGTGSTEASDGRHIQGMSSTGNLADFNAGGNGSLPHHQLYHMWNGSNLRQQSPSNAVVWQKTPSFVNGACAPGLPQMPSFARTPPHVLRASHIDHHVGSAPVVTGSPWERQHSYLGESPDAPGFRLGSLGNAGFHGSWQLHHPDLSSNMFSHVRGNVNDLTSSVGQGSPKQLSHVFPGRLPMTSMSKFDSTNERMRNLYHRRSEANNNSADKKQFELDLGRILRGEDNRTTLMIKNIPNKYTSKMLLTAIDESCRGAYDFLYLPIDFKNKCNVGYAFINMIDPGQIVPFHQAFNGKKWEKFNSEKVAVLAYARIQGKSALIAHFQNSSLMNEDKRCRPILFHTDGPNAGDPEPFPLGANIRVRPGKLRNSVNEENRIQGNSSSLASAEEFASGIDSSPSSSRDTD, from the exons ATGCCTTTTGAAATAATGAATCAGAGAGGTGTTACTGCTTCATCTCACCTTTATGACGATGTTTCCTATGCGTCTGAG AGGAATGGATTACGGAAGCCAAAATCCGTTCATGATGATTATACAGAAG GAAAGAGTGAAATTGCAGCTTCACCTGGAAGCATTTTGCATACTTCATCAACCCTTGAAAGAAACGCAAAAACAGGCTTGCCAATGTCACAGACTAGTCTATCTGGAGAAATTTCAGAAAACCTACACTTTGGTGGACAAGCTGGCATTGTAGATGCGCTGAAGGATTCAAAAGAATCACTGAATTATCATCCGAGATCATGGTCTGATGTGCATAGGCAGCCAGCATCTAGCTCGTATGGTTTAATTGGCAACAAGATTGTCACCAATGCAGGCTCACGTGAAAGCAGTCTATTCTCAAGCTCACTCTCCGATATGTTTAGCCAAAAGT TGAGGTTGTTGGGAAATGGTGTTCTGTCTGATCAGAACATAACTGCTGGTCTTCTTCCTGAGGAAGAACCGTACAAATCTCTTGAAGAAATTGAGGCTGACACCATAGGGGATCTCCTTCCTGATGAAGATGATCTGTTTTCCGGTGTCCATGATGAATTAGGAAGCAGTGTTCATGCCAGAGCAAGTGATGATTTTGAAGATTTGTTCAGCAGTGGCGGAGGCATGGAATTGGAAGGAGACGAACTCCTAGTTTCAGGAAAAAGACTCGGTGGCTTGGATGGAGATTCTGCTTATTTTGGGGGTTCTAAAGGCAAAAGTCCTTTTGGCGAACAATCTTCTAGAACACTTTTTGTTAGAAACATTACTAGCAATGTAGAAGACTCAGAGCTAAAGGCTCTCTTTGAG CAATATGGAGATATCCGAACCATTTATACTGCCTGCAAGCATCGTGGCTTTGTTATGGTTTCTTATTATGACCTAAGGGCAGCACAAAATGCAATGAAAGCACTTCAAAATAGGTCATTGAATTCTAGGACACTGGATATACATTATTCAATTCCAAAG GGAAATGCTTCAGAGAAGGATATTGGCCATGGCACACTGATGATATCTGGTCTTGATCCATCTGTTTTAAAAGATGAACTAAAACATATTTTTGGGTTTTATGGAGAAATCAAAGAA ATATATGAATACTCAGAAATGAATCATATCAAATATATTGAATTTTATGATGTTCGAGGTGCAGAAGCTTCTCTCCGTTCATTGAATGGGATCTGCATTGCTGGGAAGCACATCAAGCTTGAACCTGGCCATCCGAAGATTGCAACATG TATGATGCAGCCGTCTCATAAAGGACCAGATGAACCTGATCTTGGTCATAATCTCAATGACATCCTATTAAGACAAAAGG GAGTGTCTTCTGGAGTTATTGCATCTGGTGGAAGCTTGGAAAATGGATATAATCAAAGATTCCATTCTGCATCACAGCTGCCTTTGAATGCTTTCATTGATGACACAATTTTTCGCAGTATTTCCAACAACACAAGAGGGGCATCTGCTGTTCCGAGATTCCACCCTCATTCTTTGCCTGAGTATTGTGATGGCCTGGCTAATGGTAGTCCTTACAATTTGTCAAACACCATTAAAATGGCCGCCAATATTGGAACTGGATCCACAGAAGCATCTGATGGCAGGCACATTCAGGGAATGAGCTCAACTGGGAACTTAGCAGATTTTAATGCAGGAG GAAATGGGAGCCTTCCCCATCACCAGCTTTATCATATGTGGAATGGCTCAAACTTGCGTCAGCAATCTCCATCAAATGCAGTGGTTTGGCAGAAAACACCATCTTTTGTTAATGGTGCTTGTGCTCCAGGTCTTCCACAGATGCCCAGTTTTGCCAGGACACCGCCTCATGTTCTGAGAGCATCACATATAGACCACCATGTTGGATCAGCACCAGTTGTTACAGGATCACCCTGGGAAAGACAACATTCTTACTTGGGAGAGTCTCCTGATGCTCCTGGTTTTAGATTGGGTTCTCTAGGAAATGCAGGTTTTCATGGTAGCTGGCAATTGCATCATCCGGATCTTTCTAGCAACATGTTTTCTCATGTTCGTGGGAATGTTAACGATTTGACGTCCAGTGTTGGGCAGGGTTCTCCTAAGCAGTTGTCACATGTCTTCCCTGGGAGACTTCCCATGACTTCAATGTCAAAATTTGATTCCACCAATGAACGAATGAGAAACCTCTATCATCGCAGAAGTGAAGCAAACAATAACAGTGCTGATAAAAAACAATTTGAACTTGACCTAGGCCGCATATTGCGTGGGGAAGACAACCGAACAACACTTATGATAAAAAATATTCCTAACAA GTATACTTCAAAGATGCTTCTTACAGCCATAGATGAGAGTTGTCGGGGAGCTTATGATTTTCTGTATTTGCCAATTGATTTCAAG AACAAGTGTAATGTTGGCTATGCATTCATCAATATGATTGATCCTGGTCAAATTGTTCCATTCCACCAG GCTTTTAATGGGAAAAAATGGGAGAAGTTTAACAGTGAAAAGGTAGCTGTGCTTGCATATGCTCGAATTCAAGGAAAATCTGCTCTTATTGCTCATTTCCAGAATTCAAGCCTGATGAATGAAGATAAACGCTGTCGTCCTATTCTATTCCATACAGATGGTCCAAATGCTGGTGATCCG GAGCCTTTCCCGTTGGGTGCCAATATTAGAGTAAGGCCCGGGAAATTACGTAATAGTGTCAATGAGGAAAACCGTATTCAAGGGAATTCTTCATCTTTGGCAAGTGCTGAGGAGTTTGCTAGCGGAATAGATTCTTCACCGAGTTCTTCAAGAGACACTGACTGA